A single Marinobacter sp. es.042 DNA region contains:
- the cheY gene encoding chemotaxis response regulator CheY has product MDKNMKILIVDDFSTMRRIIKNLLRDLGFTNTDEADDGNTALPMLKSGKYDFLVTDWNMPGMSGFDLLKAVRADENLKTLPVLMVTAEAKRDQIVAAAQAGVNGYVVKPFTAAVLKEKIEKIFERIQ; this is encoded by the coding sequence TTGGACAAAAACATGAAAATCCTCATTGTGGACGACTTCTCCACAATGCGACGGATCATCAAGAACCTGCTGCGTGATCTTGGCTTCACCAACACCGATGAAGCTGACGACGGCAACACAGCGCTGCCAATGCTCAAAAGCGGCAAATACGATTTTCTGGTGACCGACTGGAACATGCCGGGCATGTCAGGCTTCGACCTTCTCAAGGCCGTTCGGGCGGACGAGAATCTGAAAACCCTGCCGGTATTGATGGTAACTGCTGAGGCCAAGCGCGACCAGATCGTTGCCGCTGCCCAGGCAGGCGTAAACGGTTATGTGGTCAAGCCGTTTACCGCTGCGGTGCTCAAGGAAAAGATTGAGAAAATCTTTGAAAGAATCCAGTAA
- a CDS encoding chemotaxis protein CheW, with amino-acid sequence MADDKLTRLADPETAIASYLDELLHTATDTALREEIEAPEPVKPAPPEPRVEARTKPASVPTVEKPTARPEPPKRVRETPAAPDRPVVRQAPEAPVPKPRIEAQPAPEPAAPPSRPEWSEQPFECLIFTVAGLQLAVPLILLGAIHRIEEEIRPIPGSPRWYMGIRPDRDQNLRVVDTAEWIMAGRVPPDARANYRFVIRLDNSDWGLACDDVAQSFTLRPDEVRWRTARSKRPWLAGTVIDHMCALIDVRTMADLLVRAEREHHLDLS; translated from the coding sequence ATGGCTGACGATAAATTGACACGGCTGGCGGATCCGGAAACTGCCATTGCCAGTTATCTTGACGAACTGCTGCACACGGCCACTGATACGGCGCTTCGGGAGGAAATCGAAGCGCCAGAACCGGTGAAACCTGCACCTCCGGAACCGCGGGTGGAAGCCCGCACGAAACCGGCATCTGTGCCAACCGTCGAAAAACCGACGGCAAGACCTGAGCCACCCAAACGGGTGCGGGAAACGCCTGCGGCACCAGACCGACCAGTGGTGAGACAGGCGCCGGAAGCGCCGGTGCCGAAGCCAAGGATAGAAGCTCAGCCTGCGCCCGAGCCGGCCGCGCCGCCGTCCCGCCCGGAGTGGTCAGAACAGCCCTTTGAATGCCTCATTTTCACGGTGGCCGGTCTGCAGCTGGCGGTTCCCCTGATTCTGCTCGGTGCCATTCACCGCATTGAAGAAGAAATCCGGCCCATCCCGGGAAGTCCACGCTGGTACATGGGAATCCGCCCGGACCGGGATCAGAATCTGAGGGTGGTGGATACCGCCGAATGGATCATGGCAGGGCGGGTGCCGCCCGATGCCCGGGCCAACTACCGGTTCGTGATCCGGCTGGATAACAGCGACTGGGGGCTGGCCTGTGATGACGTTGCCCAGTCCTTCACCCTCCGGCCGGACGAAGTGCGTTGGCGCACAGCCCGCAGCAAGCGGCCCTGGCTGGCCGGCACGGTGATTGACCACATGTGTGCGCTCATTGATGTGCGCACCATGGCAGACTTGCTGGTGAGGGCGGAAAGAGAGCACCATCTGGATCTGAGCTGA
- a CDS encoding RNA polymerase sigma factor FliA translates to MILAKNLGIYNQSSAQKPAQLIEQHAPLVKKIALHLMARLPASVQLEDLMQAGMIGLLEAAQRYSSTKGATFETYAGIRIRGAMVDEIRKGDWVPRSVHRNARRISQAIKAVEDRLGREAHDQEVAEELGMGLPEYHSYLSDSNSGRLFSLDELNESGELPIEQTETQDNPLEGLSSDAFRRSLAEAIEDLPEREKLVLSLYYQEELNLKEIGAVLGVSESRVSQIHSQAALRLRGRLSDWRQESDS, encoded by the coding sequence ATGATATTGGCGAAAAACCTCGGAATCTATAACCAGTCAAGTGCGCAGAAGCCGGCTCAGCTCATTGAGCAGCACGCGCCGCTGGTCAAGAAAATTGCCCTTCACCTCATGGCTCGCCTGCCGGCGTCCGTCCAGCTTGAAGACCTGATGCAGGCCGGCATGATCGGTCTGCTCGAGGCCGCCCAGCGTTACAGCTCCACCAAAGGTGCTACCTTCGAGACTTACGCCGGTATCCGTATTCGCGGCGCCATGGTGGACGAAATCCGCAAGGGTGACTGGGTGCCACGTTCTGTTCATCGAAACGCCCGTCGCATTTCCCAGGCCATCAAAGCCGTTGAAGATCGACTTGGCCGCGAAGCCCACGACCAGGAAGTGGCCGAAGAGCTGGGGATGGGGCTGCCCGAATACCACTCCTACCTTTCCGATTCCAACAGCGGTCGACTTTTTAGCCTCGACGAGCTCAATGAATCCGGAGAGCTGCCGATAGAACAGACAGAGACGCAGGATAATCCCCTTGAGGGATTGTCCTCCGATGCCTTCCGGCGGAGCCTCGCTGAGGCGATTGAGGACCTTCCGGAGCGGGAAAAGCTGGTGTTGAGCCTTTACTACCAGGAAGAACTGAACCTCAAGGAGATTGGCGCGGTGCTGGGCGTCAGTGAGAGCAGGGTAAGCCAGATTCACAGCCAGGCAGCCCTGCGCCTTCGGGGACGGCTCTCGGATTGGCGTCAGGAATCGGACAGCTGA
- the cheB gene encoding protein-glutamate methylesterase/protein-glutamine glutaminase, protein MTVSVLVVDDSGFFRKRLTEILTSSGQIKVVGAATNGREGVELAEKLRPDVITMDYEMPVMDGISAVREIMRKHPIPVLMFSSLTYEGARVTLDALEAGAVDFLPKNFEEIARDNSQLQKILIERILDVARSRPGNRSPAPSRAEPSAPASRAPEPAGRPRPEPAPRQRPYTRAPAAPAGSPGETEAPRRHGRRGPAKHYALVGIGTSTGGPVALQRVLTVLPATFPAPIVLVQHMPASFTPAFAERLNKLCRIEVRQAEDGDVLRPGLALLAPGGKQMMVENRGGQARIRILPGDERLNYKPCVDVTFGSLARSFPGKTLGVILTGMGSDGKEGCRMMKQSGSDIWSQDEKSSVIYGMPMAVAKAGLTDDVLSLDEIGPRLAEGVC, encoded by the coding sequence ATGACAGTTTCTGTCCTGGTCGTTGACGATTCAGGGTTTTTTCGCAAACGGCTGACGGAAATCCTGACCAGCTCCGGCCAGATCAAAGTGGTAGGTGCTGCGACCAATGGTCGGGAAGGCGTTGAGCTGGCCGAGAAACTGCGTCCCGACGTGATTACCATGGATTATGAGATGCCCGTGATGGATGGCATCTCTGCCGTGCGCGAAATCATGCGCAAACATCCGATACCGGTGCTCATGTTCTCATCGCTCACCTATGAGGGCGCCCGGGTCACACTGGATGCGCTCGAGGCCGGCGCCGTTGATTTTCTGCCCAAGAATTTCGAAGAAATTGCCCGGGACAACAGTCAGCTTCAGAAAATCCTGATTGAGCGGATTCTGGATGTAGCCCGCAGTCGTCCCGGCAACCGTTCTCCTGCGCCTTCCCGCGCGGAACCTTCAGCTCCCGCCTCCCGGGCGCCGGAGCCTGCAGGGCGCCCGCGTCCGGAACCAGCACCGCGTCAGCGTCCTTATACCCGGGCTCCGGCAGCGCCGGCAGGTTCTCCGGGCGAAACCGAGGCCCCCAGGCGCCATGGCCGCCGTGGGCCGGCCAAGCATTACGCCTTGGTTGGCATCGGTACTTCAACCGGCGGCCCGGTTGCCCTGCAGCGGGTACTGACCGTGTTGCCCGCGACCTTCCCGGCTCCGATTGTTCTGGTGCAGCATATGCCGGCGAGTTTTACGCCGGCCTTCGCCGAACGCCTTAACAAGCTCTGCCGGATTGAAGTCCGGCAGGCTGAGGATGGTGATGTGTTGCGGCCCGGCCTGGCTTTGCTGGCGCCCGGCGGCAAACAGATGATGGTCGAGAATCGGGGCGGACAGGCCAGGATCCGTATTTTGCCCGGGGACGAGCGGCTCAATTACAAACCCTGCGTGGACGTTACCTTCGGTTCTCTTGCCCGCAGCTTTCCGGGCAAGACGCTGGGCGTCATTCTTACCGGCATGGGCTCGGACGGCAAAGAAGGCTGTCGGATGATGAAGCAGAGCGGTTCCGATATATGGTCCCAGGATGAAAAATCGTCTGTGATCTACGGCATGCCGATGGCCGTTGCCAAGGCAGGGCTGACGGATGACGTATTGTCCCTGGACGAGATCGGGCCACGCCTCGCTGAAGGTGTCTGCTGA
- a CDS encoding MinD/ParA family protein, translated as MSRAHPVQVIAVSGGKGGVGKSNVSVNLGIALAQKGRRVVLLDADLGLANIDVLLGITANRNLQDVLAGDCDLKDVLVNGPGGIKIVPASSGTQRMTQLSPMEHAGLINAFSELGDQIDVLIVDTAAGISESVVSFLRASQELLLVVCDEPTSITDCYALIKLMNREYGTNRFRILANQVRNEQEGRHLFEKLTRVTERFLDVALQYVGIVPYDEAVKKAVQRQRAVLDAYPRAKASLAIKALADKVDSWPLPSSPRGHLEFFVERLVEV; from the coding sequence ATGAGCAGAGCACATCCGGTACAGGTGATTGCAGTTTCCGGCGGAAAGGGTGGTGTCGGCAAGAGTAACGTGTCGGTGAACCTCGGAATTGCCCTGGCGCAGAAAGGCCGGAGAGTGGTACTGCTCGACGCCGATCTGGGGCTCGCCAATATCGACGTCTTGCTGGGCATCACTGCCAATCGTAACCTCCAGGATGTTCTGGCCGGCGATTGTGATCTGAAGGACGTTCTGGTGAATGGTCCCGGTGGCATCAAGATTGTCCCCGCCTCTTCCGGTACCCAACGAATGACCCAGCTCAGCCCCATGGAACATGCCGGGCTGATTAATGCGTTCAGCGAACTGGGTGATCAGATCGATGTTTTGATAGTGGATACCGCTGCCGGTATCTCCGAATCTGTGGTCAGTTTTCTCAGGGCCTCCCAGGAGCTTTTGCTGGTAGTGTGTGACGAGCCCACGTCCATTACTGACTGTTACGCTTTGATTAAACTTATGAACCGCGAGTACGGCACCAATCGGTTCCGTATTCTTGCCAACCAGGTCCGGAATGAACAGGAAGGCCGGCATCTGTTCGAAAAACTGACACGGGTCACCGAGCGCTTCCTGGATGTGGCACTACAATACGTAGGAATAGTCCCCTACGATGAGGCCGTGAAGAAAGCGGTTCAGCGGCAGCGTGCGGTGCTGGACGCCTATCCCAGGGCGAAAGCTTCGCTGGCCATCAAGGCGCTGGCGGACAAGGTAGATAGCTGGCCGTTGCCGTCCTCTCCCCGCGGGCATCTGGAATTTTTTGTGGAGCGGCTCGTCGAAGTCTGA
- a CDS encoding flagellar motor protein, producing the protein MDILSLLGVILAFAAILGGNLLEGGAVGSLFNGPAAIIVIGGTLAATILQTSWPMLKRAFTQVRWVFFPPFINLEDGIGKVIDWSVKARKQGLLGLEGLAEREPEPFARKGLQLLVDGAETETIRGIMEVDLESREQRDLESAKVFEAMGGYSPTIGIIGAVMGLIQVMTNLEDPQSLGSGIATAFVATIYGVALANLLFFPVANKMRGIVRERTRYEDMMIDGLIAIAEGENPKSIELRLRGFLQ; encoded by the coding sequence ATGGATATCCTGAGCCTGCTCGGGGTCATTCTGGCCTTTGCCGCAATTCTTGGCGGTAACCTGCTGGAAGGCGGAGCGGTTGGCTCACTGTTTAATGGGCCGGCGGCCATCATCGTCATCGGTGGCACTCTGGCAGCGACTATCCTGCAGACCTCGTGGCCCATGCTGAAGCGGGCTTTCACTCAGGTGCGCTGGGTCTTTTTCCCGCCGTTTATCAACCTTGAAGACGGCATCGGAAAAGTCATTGACTGGAGCGTCAAAGCCCGCAAGCAGGGCTTGCTGGGCCTTGAAGGTCTTGCCGAGCGTGAGCCGGAGCCCTTTGCCCGCAAAGGTTTGCAGTTGCTGGTCGACGGTGCCGAAACCGAGACCATCAGGGGCATCATGGAAGTTGACCTGGAATCCCGTGAGCAGAGGGATCTGGAGTCGGCCAAGGTGTTCGAGGCCATGGGTGGTTACTCGCCAACCATTGGCATTATCGGGGCTGTCATGGGCCTGATCCAGGTAATGACCAACCTGGAGGATCCCCAGTCCCTGGGTAGTGGGATCGCAACCGCCTTTGTAGCCACCATCTACGGTGTGGCGCTGGCCAACCTCCTGTTCTTCCCGGTCGCCAACAAGATGCGCGGTATCGTGCGGGAGCGCACCCGCTATGAGGACATGATGATCGATGGCCTGATTGCCATCGCCGAGGGTGAAAACCCGAAATCCATCGAATTGCGGCTGCGGGGCTTCCTGCAGTAA
- a CDS encoding protein phosphatase CheZ — translation MSDSEKNHRGLEPEVTEKLQRQATELAEVVNAGDYAKAMTLINELSEVRDQSLYREVGRLTRSLHEAIRNFQIDPRNAEQQEALSKMTDASDRLEYVVQMTGEAANRTMDLVEETMPVANALRDEAAALRDEWQRLRRREMQPAEFRELYGRIDRFFVSMATDADTMYSNLSEILLAQDYQDLTGQVIQKVTALVKEVEEQMLSLVVMASHVDQLTGTVHQIEEKEESAEKGVGPQIKADEREDVVSGQDDVDDLLSSLGF, via the coding sequence ATGAGCGATAGCGAAAAGAACCATCGGGGCCTTGAGCCGGAGGTGACTGAGAAGCTCCAGCGTCAGGCAACCGAACTGGCTGAAGTTGTTAACGCCGGTGATTATGCCAAGGCCATGACCCTGATCAATGAACTCAGCGAGGTCAGGGATCAGAGTCTGTACCGTGAGGTAGGGCGGCTGACGCGGAGCCTTCACGAAGCAATCCGGAACTTCCAGATTGATCCCCGAAACGCAGAACAGCAGGAAGCACTGTCGAAAATGACAGATGCCTCTGATCGCCTCGAGTATGTGGTGCAGATGACCGGCGAAGCAGCCAACCGGACGATGGACCTGGTTGAGGAAACCATGCCGGTGGCCAATGCCCTGAGAGACGAGGCCGCCGCGTTGCGTGATGAGTGGCAGCGACTGCGTCGCCGGGAAATGCAGCCGGCCGAGTTTCGCGAGCTGTACGGCCGGATTGATCGCTTTTTTGTCAGCATGGCAACCGATGCCGACACCATGTACAGCAACCTGTCGGAAATCCTGCTGGCTCAGGACTATCAGGATCTGACAGGTCAGGTCATTCAGAAGGTCACCGCCCTTGTGAAAGAGGTTGAGGAGCAGATGCTCAGTCTGGTGGTGATGGCTAGTCATGTGGACCAGCTCACGGGCACGGTGCACCAGATTGAAGAAAAAGAAGAGTCTGCAGAGAAGGGCGTCGGGCCCCAGATCAAGGCCGATGAGCGTGAAGATGTAGTTTCGGGGCAGGACGACGTAGACGACCTGTTGTCCAGTCTCGGTTTCTGA
- a CDS encoding DUF2802 domain-containing protein — protein MFAEIPSYLPWALTVAALSLVFVQGLVLGRQVRSLRATLKERCDILGRELHATTSGSMGVGQRLVSCERQLHELRTTLDEMRQNDPLRISYDEASRLVDLGADIDDLMNTCGISRPEAELVSALRKRQAA, from the coding sequence ATGTTTGCAGAAATTCCTTCATACCTTCCCTGGGCGCTGACTGTTGCCGCCCTGTCTCTGGTTTTCGTTCAGGGCCTCGTTCTCGGGCGTCAGGTACGTAGCCTCAGAGCAACGCTGAAAGAGCGCTGTGATATCCTCGGCCGGGAACTGCATGCCACTACCAGTGGCAGCATGGGGGTAGGGCAGCGGTTGGTTAGCTGTGAGCGTCAGTTGCACGAGCTGAGGACCACGCTCGACGAAATGCGTCAGAACGATCCGCTGCGAATCTCATACGATGAAGCCTCTCGGCTGGTTGATCTCGGCGCCGATATCGACGATCTTATGAACACGTGCGGAATTTCCCGTCCCGAGGCCGAGCTGGTGTCAGCACTCAGAAAACGTCAGGCGGCCTGA
- a CDS encoding ParA family protein, whose translation MRIWAVANQKGGVGKTTSVVALGGLLAERGKRVLVVDLDPHGSLTSWFGYDPDTIAHSVFDLFQHQGKVPEGLPAQLITETGCKGLSLLPASAALATLERRMIGVEGMGLIISRALTQLWDDFDYVLLDNTPSLGVLMVNALAAAQHLIIPVQTEFLAIKGLERMLHTLKMIMRSQKNELSYTIVPTLYDRRTQASVKSLNLLRKTYRESLWQFAIPVDTKFRDASQGGITPSALDAETHGVRAYSHLLDDLMARVGRVKERQHG comes from the coding sequence GTGCGAATCTGGGCAGTAGCCAATCAAAAAGGTGGTGTCGGTAAAACCACGAGTGTGGTCGCACTGGGCGGCTTGCTTGCCGAACGCGGCAAGCGTGTTCTCGTTGTGGATCTGGACCCGCATGGCTCGCTCACCAGCTGGTTCGGGTACGATCCGGATACAATCGCGCACAGTGTTTTCGACCTGTTCCAGCACCAGGGCAAGGTTCCGGAAGGGCTACCTGCCCAACTGATTACGGAGACCGGCTGCAAGGGCCTGTCCCTTTTGCCGGCGAGTGCAGCCCTGGCTACCCTTGAGCGACGAATGATCGGCGTGGAAGGCATGGGGCTGATCATTTCCCGGGCCCTGACTCAGCTTTGGGACGACTTTGATTATGTCCTGTTGGACAATACCCCCTCTCTGGGGGTTCTGATGGTTAACGCCCTTGCGGCAGCCCAGCATCTGATCATTCCCGTGCAAACCGAATTTCTGGCCATCAAGGGCCTGGAGCGCATGCTCCATACCCTGAAGATGATCATGCGCTCCCAGAAAAACGAACTCTCTTACACCATTGTGCCCACCTTGTATGACCGGCGGACACAGGCATCGGTGAAAAGCCTGAACCTGTTGCGGAAGACCTACCGCGAGTCCCTCTGGCAGTTTGCGATTCCGGTGGACACCAAGTTCCGGGATGCCAGCCAGGGCGGAATAACACCGTCCGCGCTGGATGCCGAAACCCATGGTGTCCGCGCCTACAGCCATCTGCTGGATGATCTCATGGCCCGGGTGGGCAGGGTGAAGGAGCGTCAGCATGGCTGA
- a CDS encoding chemotaxis protein CheW has translation MASPSGQTNQAQDDQVLQYVTFRLDDETYGLNVMQIQEVLRYTEIAPVPGAPDYVLGIINLRGNVVTVIDTRRRFGLADAEVTDATRIVVMESANQVMGILVDSVAEVVYLKASEIETAPNVGNEESAKFIQGVCNKDGELIILVEFDKMLSDHEWAEIAAL, from the coding sequence ATGGCATCCCCGAGCGGACAAACCAATCAGGCCCAGGACGATCAGGTACTGCAGTACGTTACCTTCCGGCTGGATGATGAGACCTACGGTCTGAACGTCATGCAGATTCAGGAAGTGCTGAGATACACGGAGATTGCTCCGGTTCCGGGGGCCCCGGATTATGTGCTCGGCATCATCAACCTTCGGGGTAACGTTGTTACCGTTATCGACACCCGCCGGCGCTTTGGCCTGGCCGATGCCGAAGTAACCGATGCCACCCGGATTGTGGTTATGGAATCTGCCAACCAGGTAATGGGCATTCTGGTGGATTCCGTCGCCGAGGTGGTGTACCTGAAAGCCAGCGAAATTGAAACTGCACCGAACGTGGGTAACGAGGAAAGTGCCAAATTTATCCAGGGCGTGTGCAATAAGGATGGCGAGCTAATCATTCTGGTTGAGTTCGACAAGATGCTGTCAGACCACGAGTGGGCTGAAATCGCGGCACTGTGA
- the motD gene encoding flagellar motor protein MotD, producing MRRRRPPQDDLHNKERWLISYADFITLLFAFFVVMYSVSSVNEGKYKVLSETLTGVFNAPQRSFQPIEIGDQPQRSLNAPAENVIPPAVTEAPRNPEMDAQARTEALRAMADQLSMEFDELINQGVVSLETSDQWLELNLPNSLLFGSGDAEPHYDAFEVVEKIATVLNNRDNAVKVEGFTDNQPISTSRFPSNWELSGARAAAMVRMLMMEGIEPERLAAVGYGQYQPVARNDTEEGRRRNRRVVLLISRDASIRGAMR from the coding sequence ATGCGGCGCCGTAGGCCACCCCAGGATGATCTGCACAACAAGGAGCGGTGGCTGATTTCCTACGCGGATTTCATCACCTTGCTGTTCGCCTTTTTTGTCGTGATGTACTCGGTATCGTCCGTTAACGAAGGCAAATATAAAGTCCTTTCTGAAACCCTGACCGGTGTGTTCAATGCACCCCAGCGCTCCTTCCAGCCAATCGAGATTGGCGACCAGCCCCAGAGATCGCTGAATGCGCCTGCCGAGAACGTAATCCCGCCGGCCGTGACCGAAGCGCCCCGAAATCCGGAGATGGACGCGCAGGCGCGGACTGAAGCGCTGCGAGCCATGGCTGACCAGCTTTCCATGGAGTTTGATGAGCTGATCAACCAGGGCGTGGTGTCGCTTGAGACCAGCGACCAATGGCTGGAGCTGAATCTGCCCAACAGCCTGTTGTTTGGCAGCGGCGATGCCGAGCCCCATTACGATGCGTTCGAGGTGGTCGAGAAAATCGCCACCGTTCTGAACAACCGGGACAACGCCGTCAAAGTGGAAGGCTTCACCGATAATCAGCCGATCAGTACTTCCCGTTTTCCGTCAAACTGGGAATTGTCAGGCGCCCGGGCGGCGGCCATGGTCCGGATGCTGATGATGGAGGGCATCGAGCCGGAACGTCTGGCGGCTGTTGGCTATGGCCAGTATCAGCCGGTTGCCCGGAATGACACCGAAGAAGGGCGCCGCAGAAACCGCCGGGTGGTATTGCTGATCTCCCGAGACGCCAGTATTCGCGGTGCCATGCGCTGA
- a CDS encoding chemotaxis protein CheA, with amino-acid sequence MAFDADEEILQDFLVEAGEILEKLSEQLVDLERHPDDSDLLNAIFRGFHTVKGGAGFLQLEALVNCCHSAENVFDILRNHKRKVDSELMDVVLEALDHVNAMFEQVRNHEELTPAPDELIARLDALAQPEGEGEPAAAVQPEQEESEPAEDGGDITDDEFEQLLDALQDEKSGDAPQASSAGSAGGDQESSGDDEITDDEFEALLDQLHGKGQFAGAPTCEEEAVSEEDSPAAKAGSGGSDDLITDDEFEKLLDDLHGKGGSPTAGGEPSAPKEPPAPKQPSAPKQPASPTANTSKPEKSKPAEKPEAKGAAAPAMPARDNAPVAETTVRVDTKRLDDIMNMVGELVLVRNRLQRLGAESEDEHMHKAVSNLDVVTTDLQSAVMQTRMQPIKKVFGRFPRVVRDLARNLKKEVNLVMHGEETDLDKNLVEALSDPLVHLVRNSVDHGIEAPDVREKAGKPRQGTVTLSAEQEGDHILLFIEDDGAGMDPEVLRRKAVEKGIYDQDAADRLTNSECYNLIFAAGFSTKEQISDVSGRGVGMDVVKTKIGQLNGQLSIESELGKGSRIVIKVPLTLAIMPTLMIMLGDQSFALPLVNVVEIFHLDLTKTNIVDGRECIVVRDKVFPLFHIKRWLVRAGAGQEVPDNAHVVIVAMGTKQVGFVVDQLVGQEEVVIKPLGRALQGTPGMAGATITGDGRIALIIDVPSLLQHYG; translated from the coding sequence ATGGCGTTTGATGCTGATGAAGAGATTTTGCAGGACTTCCTGGTAGAAGCCGGCGAGATCCTCGAAAAGCTGTCAGAGCAGTTGGTGGATCTTGAGCGACATCCTGACGACAGTGATCTGCTCAACGCCATCTTCCGTGGTTTTCATACCGTGAAAGGCGGTGCCGGCTTTCTTCAGCTTGAAGCGCTGGTGAACTGCTGCCATTCCGCCGAAAACGTCTTCGACATCCTGCGTAACCACAAGCGCAAGGTGGACTCTGAACTGATGGACGTGGTTCTCGAAGCACTCGACCACGTCAATGCCATGTTTGAGCAAGTCCGCAATCATGAGGAGCTGACACCGGCGCCGGACGAACTGATTGCCCGTCTGGACGCCCTGGCGCAGCCTGAAGGCGAGGGGGAGCCTGCCGCTGCCGTTCAACCGGAGCAGGAAGAGAGCGAACCGGCAGAAGACGGTGGCGACATCACCGACGACGAGTTCGAACAGCTTCTGGACGCATTGCAGGATGAGAAATCGGGGGACGCTCCCCAGGCTTCAAGCGCCGGGTCGGCCGGCGGTGACCAGGAAAGTTCTGGAGACGACGAAATAACCGACGACGAATTCGAGGCGCTACTGGACCAACTGCACGGAAAAGGTCAGTTTGCTGGTGCGCCAACCTGCGAGGAAGAGGCCGTCAGCGAAGAAGACAGTCCGGCTGCCAAGGCCGGATCTGGTGGCAGCGATGACCTGATCACCGACGACGAATTCGAGAAATTGCTGGACGATCTTCACGGCAAGGGCGGAAGCCCGACCGCGGGCGGAGAGCCTTCAGCTCCGAAAGAGCCTCCAGCTCCAAAACAGCCCTCAGCGCCGAAACAGCCTGCATCGCCGACAGCAAACACGTCAAAGCCCGAAAAGTCGAAGCCGGCCGAGAAGCCGGAAGCCAAAGGCGCTGCCGCACCGGCGATGCCTGCTCGCGACAATGCCCCGGTGGCTGAAACGACGGTTCGTGTCGACACCAAGCGGCTCGACGACATCATGAATATGGTAGGTGAGCTGGTGCTGGTGCGTAACCGCTTGCAGCGTCTGGGTGCCGAAAGTGAAGACGAACACATGCACAAGGCGGTATCCAACCTGGATGTGGTTACGACTGATCTTCAGTCCGCCGTCATGCAGACCCGAATGCAGCCGATCAAAAAGGTGTTCGGTAGGTTCCCCCGCGTTGTGCGCGATCTCGCCAGAAACCTCAAGAAAGAGGTGAACCTGGTGATGCATGGCGAGGAAACCGATCTCGACAAGAACCTGGTTGAAGCACTGTCAGATCCGCTGGTTCACCTGGTGCGGAATTCGGTGGACCACGGGATTGAGGCTCCGGACGTCCGCGAGAAGGCCGGAAAGCCCCGACAGGGCACGGTTACCCTCTCTGCCGAGCAGGAGGGAGACCATATTCTGCTGTTTATCGAGGATGACGGTGCGGGCATGGATCCGGAGGTCCTGCGCCGTAAAGCGGTCGAAAAGGGTATCTACGACCAGGACGCCGCGGACCGGCTGACCAATTCGGAGTGTTACAACCTTATTTTTGCCGCCGGATTTTCCACCAAGGAGCAGATTTCGGATGTGTCCGGTCGTGGCGTCGGCATGGATGTGGTCAAGACCAAGATTGGCCAGCTCAATGGCCAGTTGAGCATCGAATCGGAACTGGGCAAGGGCTCTCGCATTGTCATCAAGGTTCCGCTGACGCTCGCCATCATGCCCACCCTGATGATCATGCTGGGCGATCAATCCTTTGCGTTGCCGCTGGTTAACGTGGTCGAGATTTTCCATCTGGACCTGACCAAGACCAACATCGTCGATGGGCGCGAATGCATTGTGGTTCGGGATAAAGTGTTCCCGCTATTCCACATCAAGCGCTGGCTGGTTCGTGCCGGCGCTGGCCAGGAGGTGCCCGATAACGCCCATGTTGTCATTGTGGCCATGGGTACCAAGCAGGTCGGGTTCGTGGTCGACCAGCTGGTTGGTCAGGAAGAAGTGGTTATCAAGCCCCTCGGACGAGCGCTCCAGGGTACGCCAGGCATGGCCGGTGCCACCATTACCGGTGATGGCCGGATTGCACTGATTATTGATGTGCCAAGCCTGTTGCAACATTACGGTTGA